One genomic segment of Arthrobacter sp. JZ12 includes these proteins:
- a CDS encoding bifunctional proline dehydrogenase/L-glutamate gamma-semialdehyde dehydrogenase, with protein MTAVTGTSTDLVRPGDLAEEAIALVRRWLAEGAKVPVDAAATQLAGVLKDPQGLDFTVGFVDGVIRPEDKAVAARNLKVLAPKVPSFLPWYMKSAVAVGGYMAPVLPGVVIPVARKVLREMVGHLIVDATDTKLGRSIARIRKDGIRLNVNLLGEAILGEGEASRRLEGTRKLLARPDVDYVSIKVSSTVAPHNHWAFDEAVTHIVERLAPLYELAVSSTPRKFINLDMEEYKDLDLTIAVFTRLLDLPQFRELEAGIVLQAYLPDALGAMIGLQDWAAARVAAGGAPIKVRVVKGANLPMEQVDADIHGWPLATWGSKQDSDTSYKAVIDYSLTPERTRNVRIGVAGHNLFDIALAHLLGKARGITAGIEYEMLLGMATGQAEAVKRDVGSLLLYTPVVHPREFDVAIAYLIRRLEEGASSENFMSAVFELDKNEALFEREKQRFLASLHALTDTVPGPNRVQDRTRFDAEAALIEELHRADLGDGGSGYGGPTVSFENTPDTDPDLPGNRAWGRAILDRVPSSTLGQETAQAFELHTSEQLKATVRTAVESGTAWGSLTGAERAAVLHRAGVRLEARRAQLLEVMASECGKTLDQGDPEVSEAIDFAHYYAELAKELDAVDGAQFVPSKLTVVTPPWNFPVAIPAGSVLAALAAGSAVIIKPARQARRSGAVMVEALWEALDEAGIDRSVLQYVQLAKRELGTELVSDPAVDRLILTGGYETAELFRSFRKDLPLLAETSGKNAIIVTPSADLDLAARDVVQSAFGHAGQKCSAASLVILVGSVATSRRFNQQLVDAARSLKVGYPVDPQTQMGPIIEPANGKLLGGLTELGAGESWVLEPRKLDDSGKLWSPGIRTGVQRGSEYHKTEYFGPILGVMTAASLEEAVGIVNDIDYGLTSGLHSLDPVELKYWLENVQAGNLYINRGITGAIVRRQPFGGWKKSAVGAGTKAGGPNYLVGLGEWQDAPLKVTAGVGLGDPARRMMAAAEETGTGIIPTADLAWLESALTSDADAWHAEFGVARDVSGLQAERNVFRYRPLPVTIRYEAATSGHGVAELLRVVSAGITAWNGSPAANSLTVSTPEKLAAPITRALREYGVLVEVENADAWTARVNRYAARTGPESGVRIRLVGAPVSTTSEAANGKPDVALYANDVVAAGRVELLTFLQEQAVSITAHRFGTPNHLSQGLI; from the coding sequence ATGACCGCTGTAACCGGGACCAGCACCGACCTGGTCCGCCCAGGCGACCTTGCAGAGGAAGCCATCGCCCTGGTCCGGCGCTGGCTGGCTGAGGGAGCCAAGGTCCCCGTAGACGCGGCTGCCACCCAATTGGCCGGCGTCCTGAAGGACCCCCAGGGTCTGGATTTCACCGTCGGATTTGTCGACGGCGTCATCCGGCCCGAGGATAAGGCCGTCGCAGCACGCAACCTCAAAGTCCTGGCACCGAAGGTTCCGTCCTTCCTGCCCTGGTACATGAAGTCGGCGGTTGCTGTCGGCGGCTACATGGCTCCGGTGCTTCCCGGCGTCGTCATCCCGGTTGCCCGGAAGGTGCTGCGCGAGATGGTGGGCCACCTCATCGTCGACGCGACCGACACCAAACTCGGCCGCTCCATCGCCAGGATCCGGAAGGACGGCATCCGGCTCAACGTCAACCTGCTCGGCGAAGCCATCCTCGGTGAAGGGGAGGCATCGCGCCGGCTCGAAGGCACCCGAAAACTCCTGGCCCGACCCGACGTCGACTACGTCTCCATCAAAGTCTCCTCCACGGTTGCACCACACAACCACTGGGCCTTCGACGAGGCCGTCACGCACATTGTGGAGCGGCTCGCCCCGCTCTACGAGCTCGCCGTGTCATCCACTCCCCGGAAGTTCATCAACCTGGACATGGAGGAGTACAAGGACCTCGATCTGACCATCGCAGTGTTCACCCGCCTGCTCGACCTGCCGCAGTTCCGTGAGCTCGAGGCCGGAATCGTGCTGCAGGCTTACCTTCCCGATGCACTGGGGGCCATGATCGGGCTCCAGGACTGGGCGGCAGCCCGTGTCGCGGCCGGCGGTGCGCCCATCAAGGTGCGCGTGGTCAAGGGCGCCAACCTGCCGATGGAACAGGTCGACGCCGACATCCACGGCTGGCCGCTTGCGACGTGGGGTTCGAAGCAGGATTCGGACACCTCCTACAAGGCCGTGATCGACTATTCGCTTACCCCTGAGCGCACCCGTAACGTGCGTATCGGTGTCGCCGGGCACAACCTGTTCGACATCGCGCTGGCCCACCTGCTGGGCAAGGCCCGAGGCATCACCGCGGGCATCGAGTATGAAATGCTCCTCGGCATGGCAACCGGGCAGGCCGAAGCCGTCAAGCGCGACGTCGGTTCGCTGCTGCTCTATACGCCGGTGGTGCACCCGCGCGAGTTCGACGTCGCGATCGCCTACCTGATCCGCCGCCTCGAAGAGGGCGCAAGCTCCGAAAACTTCATGTCCGCCGTGTTCGAGCTGGACAAGAACGAAGCCCTGTTCGAGCGCGAGAAGCAGCGTTTCCTCGCATCGCTCCACGCCCTGACGGACACCGTGCCCGGGCCGAACAGGGTTCAGGACCGGACCCGCTTCGACGCGGAGGCGGCCTTGATTGAAGAGCTGCACCGGGCAGACCTCGGCGATGGCGGCTCAGGCTACGGCGGCCCCACTGTCAGTTTCGAAAACACGCCGGACACGGACCCCGATCTCCCCGGCAACCGCGCCTGGGGCAGGGCGATCCTCGACCGGGTTCCCTCCTCGACCCTCGGACAGGAAACAGCCCAGGCATTTGAGCTCCACACCTCCGAACAACTCAAGGCAACCGTCAGGACGGCCGTCGAGTCCGGTACGGCCTGGGGCTCCCTGACAGGAGCGGAGCGGGCCGCAGTACTGCACCGCGCAGGCGTCAGGCTGGAGGCGCGCCGTGCCCAGCTGCTAGAAGTCATGGCATCCGAATGCGGCAAGACGCTCGACCAGGGCGACCCCGAAGTTTCAGAGGCAATCGACTTCGCCCACTACTACGCCGAACTGGCCAAGGAACTGGACGCAGTCGACGGCGCACAGTTCGTCCCCTCGAAACTCACCGTGGTCACTCCCCCGTGGAACTTCCCGGTCGCCATCCCTGCCGGCTCGGTCCTCGCGGCCCTCGCCGCGGGCTCCGCCGTCATCATCAAGCCCGCACGGCAGGCACGCCGCAGCGGTGCCGTGATGGTTGAAGCACTCTGGGAGGCCCTGGATGAGGCCGGGATCGACCGCAGCGTGCTGCAGTACGTCCAGCTGGCCAAGCGGGAACTGGGAACGGAACTGGTCTCCGATCCGGCAGTGGACCGGCTCATCCTGACCGGCGGCTACGAAACGGCCGAGCTGTTCCGCTCCTTCCGCAAGGACCTGCCCCTGCTGGCCGAAACCAGTGGCAAGAACGCCATCATCGTGACCCCGAGCGCCGACCTGGATCTTGCCGCGCGCGATGTAGTGCAGTCGGCCTTCGGGCACGCCGGCCAGAAGTGCTCGGCAGCCTCGCTGGTCATCCTCGTGGGGTCCGTTGCCACGTCACGACGCTTCAACCAGCAGCTCGTCGACGCCGCACGCTCCCTCAAGGTCGGCTACCCCGTTGACCCGCAGACCCAGATGGGCCCGATCATTGAACCGGCCAACGGGAAGCTGCTCGGCGGCCTGACCGAACTCGGCGCCGGAGAGTCCTGGGTACTCGAACCCCGCAAACTGGACGACAGCGGGAAGCTGTGGAGCCCCGGAATCCGCACGGGCGTGCAGCGCGGCAGCGAATACCACAAGACCGAGTACTTCGGACCGATCCTTGGCGTCATGACCGCCGCCTCGCTCGAGGAAGCCGTCGGGATCGTCAATGACATCGACTATGGGCTCACCTCGGGCCTGCATTCCCTCGACCCCGTCGAGCTGAAGTACTGGCTCGAGAACGTCCAGGCCGGCAACCTCTACATCAACCGCGGAATCACCGGAGCCATCGTGCGCCGTCAGCCCTTCGGCGGCTGGAAGAAGTCAGCAGTCGGCGCCGGCACCAAGGCCGGCGGGCCGAACTACCTCGTAGGCCTCGGCGAATGGCAGGATGCGCCCCTGAAGGTGACCGCCGGCGTCGGACTGGGTGACCCGGCACGCCGCATGATGGCGGCCGCAGAGGAAACCGGCACGGGCATCATCCCTACTGCCGACCTGGCCTGGCTGGAATCTGCGCTGACATCCGATGCGGACGCTTGGCACGCCGAGTTCGGCGTCGCTCGGGATGTGTCCGGACTGCAGGCCGAGCGCAACGTCTTCCGTTACCGGCCGCTGCCGGTAACGATACGGTACGAGGCCGCTACCTCCGGGCATGGTGTCGCTGAACTGCTCCGCGTAGTCTCGGCCGGCATCACCGCCTGGAATGGAAGTCCGGCTGCGAATTCGCTGACGGTCAGCACCCCTGAGAAGCTGGCCGCTCCAATCACCCGGGCACTGCGGGAATACGGGGTGTTGGTCGAGGTGGAGAACGCGGACGCCTGGACTGCACGCGTGAACCGCTACGCGGCCAGGACCGGACCGGAGTCCGGCGTACGCATCCGCCTCGTCGGCGCCCCCGTCTCCACCACCTCAGAAGCCGCCAACGGCAAGCCGGACGTCGCCCTCTACGCGAACGACGTCGTCGCGGCCGGCCGCGTGGAACTGCTCACCTTCCTGCAGGAACAGGCAGTGTCCATCACCGCCCACCGGTTCGGCACACCGAACCACCTCTCCCAGGGACTCATCTAA
- a CDS encoding amino acid ABC transporter permease produces MEHLQAVLLGVPLTLLITFSSLLIGAIGGIPLVLGLRSRQIVIQFVCRALVDLLRGIPAVVWLFVIYFGVSIGAFQFDAISAAVVGLGLISAAYIAEIYRGGISAVHSGQWEAGSALGVGRWPIFSRIIGPQAFRVSVPSMTSYGISLIKDSSIASTIGVTEIVFLTTQDARSNEGGLTVYIFAALVYLALSIPLALLARRVDSALRKKVSR; encoded by the coding sequence ATGGAACATCTGCAGGCCGTTCTGCTGGGTGTTCCGCTCACGCTGCTAATCACTTTCTCCTCTCTGCTCATCGGAGCAATCGGGGGCATCCCACTGGTTCTCGGACTGCGCTCCCGCCAGATTGTGATCCAGTTTGTCTGCCGGGCGCTCGTCGATCTCCTCCGCGGCATCCCCGCGGTGGTTTGGCTCTTCGTTATCTATTTCGGTGTGAGCATCGGGGCGTTCCAATTCGACGCAATCAGCGCCGCCGTCGTCGGGCTTGGCCTTATCTCCGCCGCCTATATAGCGGAAATCTACCGCGGAGGAATCTCCGCCGTGCACAGCGGGCAGTGGGAAGCGGGAAGCGCCCTGGGCGTCGGCCGGTGGCCCATTTTCAGCCGCATTATCGGACCGCAGGCGTTCAGGGTTTCCGTTCCGTCCATGACATCTTATGGGATCAGCTTGATCAAGGATTCCTCGATTGCCTCCACTATCGGCGTTACAGAGATCGTATTCCTGACCACCCAGGATGCACGTTCGAACGAGGGCGGGCTGACCGTCTACATCTTCGCCGCCCTCGTCTACCTGGCACTGAGCATTCCGCTGGCGCTCCTTGCCCGCAGGGTTGACTCCGCCCTCCGAAAGAAGGTGTCCCGATGA
- a CDS encoding LysR family transcriptional regulator, whose product MLDIHRLRLLRELSIRGTIAEVAAALRYSPSSVSQQLSLLEREARVTLFRKSGRRLQLTAHALVLVEHAEELLDGLERAEAALAVTRPVVSGTVRLAVFQTAALALIPNMLRALRETHPLVQVKMVQHEPETALHETWARNFDLVVAEQYPGHAAPHYESLDRDLLTRDEVQLVVPTDLTAAPEDFHHVHQLQDAAGLPWVMEPHGAASRHWAEQLCRLAGFEPDVRFESADLQTHVRLVESGNAVALLPQLVWSQREQRSRLVALDGRPHRTIFTAARRSSAGEPAIAAIRQALKEEAAALGLDAPT is encoded by the coding sequence ATGCTCGATATTCACAGGCTGAGGCTCCTGCGGGAGCTCAGCATCCGCGGCACTATAGCCGAGGTCGCGGCGGCGCTTCGCTATAGCCCTTCTTCCGTTTCCCAGCAGCTTTCCCTGCTCGAACGGGAGGCAAGGGTGACCCTGTTCCGGAAGAGTGGGCGGCGCTTGCAGCTCACTGCGCACGCACTGGTTCTCGTGGAGCATGCTGAGGAACTCCTTGATGGTCTTGAGCGCGCCGAAGCGGCCCTGGCGGTTACCCGGCCGGTGGTTTCGGGCACGGTCCGACTGGCTGTTTTCCAGACAGCAGCGCTGGCCCTCATACCGAACATGCTGCGCGCCCTGCGGGAGACGCATCCGCTCGTGCAGGTGAAGATGGTTCAGCATGAACCGGAGACAGCGCTGCATGAGACCTGGGCACGTAACTTCGACCTTGTGGTGGCGGAGCAGTACCCCGGACACGCTGCGCCACATTACGAAAGCCTGGACCGTGACCTGCTGACGCGTGACGAGGTACAGCTCGTGGTGCCGACCGATCTAACGGCGGCACCGGAGGACTTTCACCACGTTCACCAGTTGCAGGACGCGGCCGGACTGCCCTGGGTTATGGAGCCGCACGGAGCCGCCTCCAGGCACTGGGCGGAGCAGTTGTGCCGCCTGGCCGGTTTCGAGCCGGATGTGCGCTTCGAAAGTGCGGATTTGCAGACGCACGTTCGTCTGGTCGAGTCCGGCAACGCCGTGGCGCTGCTGCCGCAACTGGTGTGGAGCCAGCGGGAACAGCGTTCTCGTCTGGTGGCGTTGGACGGGCGGCCACACCGCACCATCTTCACGGCCGCACGCCGCTCCAGCGCCGGTGAGCCGGCCATCGCGGCGATCCGGCAAGCCCTGAAGGAAGAGGCGGCGGCGCTCGGTCTTGATGCCCCCACGTGA
- a CDS encoding ornithine cyclodeaminase family protein, protein MQLEFITEPVILQLLTPARATAAITDALVSGLDPASDTARGVLPLSAGQFLIMPAEAASHAGVKVATVAPDNPNRGLARIQALYLLFDAATLTPQAVLDGTALTTLRTPAVSIAAILPVLTQRSTPLKLAVFGAGQQGVGHVETISGVMEGQRKIDSVTYIVRNPQRVNVPPSAAGEVVALGSPAAASAVAAADVVVCATSASEPLFDSDVLRPDAIVVAVGSHEPHVREVDAALCGRAQVVVEDVSAALRESGDVILAIEEGTLDQADLIPMKEVVRGNIALDPQRLVLFKSSGMSWEDLVIARAVVQAAESNILTQQR, encoded by the coding sequence GTGCAACTCGAGTTCATTACCGAACCTGTCATCCTCCAACTCCTCACCCCGGCGAGGGCCACGGCCGCCATCACAGACGCGCTGGTCAGCGGACTGGATCCGGCCAGCGACACCGCGCGAGGCGTCCTTCCCCTGTCTGCCGGGCAGTTCCTCATCATGCCGGCTGAAGCCGCCTCGCATGCCGGAGTCAAGGTCGCCACAGTTGCGCCCGACAATCCAAACCGGGGTCTGGCCAGGATCCAGGCGCTCTACCTGCTGTTCGACGCTGCTACCCTCACGCCGCAGGCGGTCCTGGATGGAACCGCACTCACGACTCTCCGCACGCCGGCCGTGTCAATCGCCGCAATCCTGCCGGTGCTTACCCAGCGTTCCACCCCGCTGAAGCTTGCCGTCTTCGGAGCCGGCCAGCAGGGCGTTGGGCATGTGGAGACCATCTCCGGAGTGATGGAGGGGCAGCGGAAAATCGACAGCGTTACCTACATCGTGCGCAATCCCCAGCGCGTCAACGTACCACCGTCGGCGGCAGGCGAGGTGGTCGCGCTGGGGTCGCCGGCCGCAGCATCGGCAGTTGCTGCTGCCGACGTCGTTGTGTGTGCCACCTCCGCGAGCGAACCGCTGTTCGACTCGGACGTCCTTCGACCGGATGCCATCGTCGTCGCGGTGGGTTCCCACGAACCCCACGTCCGCGAAGTGGATGCAGCGCTCTGCGGCCGCGCCCAGGTGGTCGTGGAAGACGTCTCCGCAGCCTTGCGGGAATCCGGAGACGTCATCCTGGCCATTGAGGAAGGCACGCTGGACCAAGCGGACCTTATTCCCATGAAGGAAGTGGTCCGCGGGAACATCGCACTGGACCCTCAGCGCCTGGTCCTGTTCAAGAGTTCGGGCATGTCATGGGAGGACCTCGTCATTGCGAGGGCGGTAGTGCAGGCGGCGGAGAGCAACATCCTCACGCAGCAACGCTGA
- a CDS encoding transporter substrate-binding domain-containing protein yields the protein MKNTARNVSVAVLALALSASATACAREAESTVASDCEPKHQFSTIEEGQLTVGITEIPPYSYTEDGQPAGADVDIIKEFAAANCLEVKPVPLAYSAAVPSVQNNRIDLTVGDWYRTEARSEIVNLTAPIYLDEFGVISPDGITQVQDLAGKSVGTVDGYLWVEDLRTMLGGDLKVYPSSVELKQDLESGRIDVGVDAYGTALFNFPEDSGFKVTTVEPDPQVQATVEPAQTGFPYTKDNAELGEALDTTIEEMRESGQLVEILEANGLPASSAEVGEPRLIP from the coding sequence ATGAAAAACACAGCACGGAATGTATCAGTTGCCGTCCTGGCGCTGGCCCTGTCGGCCTCGGCCACAGCGTGTGCCAGGGAAGCCGAATCGACCGTTGCCAGCGACTGCGAGCCCAAGCACCAGTTCTCGACCATCGAGGAGGGCCAGCTGACCGTCGGCATCACGGAAATTCCGCCCTACAGCTACACCGAAGACGGGCAGCCGGCAGGTGCCGACGTCGACATCATCAAGGAGTTCGCGGCCGCGAACTGCCTCGAAGTGAAGCCGGTACCACTGGCTTACAGCGCCGCCGTTCCTTCGGTCCAGAACAACCGTATCGATCTCACCGTCGGTGACTGGTACCGCACCGAGGCACGAAGCGAAATCGTCAACCTGACTGCGCCCATCTACCTGGACGAGTTCGGTGTAATCTCGCCGGACGGCATCACGCAGGTGCAGGATCTGGCGGGCAAGAGCGTCGGTACCGTTGATGGATACCTGTGGGTGGAGGACCTCAGGACCATGCTCGGGGGTGATCTGAAGGTGTATCCGTCCAGCGTGGAGTTGAAGCAGGACCTCGAGTCCGGACGTATCGACGTCGGAGTAGACGCCTACGGAACGGCCCTCTTCAACTTCCCCGAGGATTCGGGTTTCAAGGTGACCACGGTGGAGCCGGACCCCCAGGTTCAGGCGACGGTGGAACCGGCGCAGACGGGATTCCCCTACACCAAGGACAATGCGGAGCTCGGTGAGGCGCTCGATACCACGATCGAGGAGATGCGTGAGTCCGGGCAGCTCGTTGAGATTCTGGAAGCCAACGGCTTGCCGGCCAGCTCTGCTGAGGTGGGCGAACCGCGCCTGATTCCGTAG
- a CDS encoding NAD(P)/FAD-dependent oxidoreductase codes for MRTIVIGAGAIGLSAAYYLREAGAAVTVLDASEPGSKASAHNAGWIVPSMSVPVPAPGMLPQALKWMMRRDSPLYVTPNLSPRFVGFMLEMLRNCTTERFEAGLKVLAHLSSETLQLFDDLAADGVSFESHSDPLTMLYTHAGNLEKHAVELKTMEEYIPGFQWRALADKDLAAEFPNVSEGLAGGLQTLGDRSIDPATLTSGLAGACRRNGVEIRAGSGATLRIGDHGKTEVLVGRETLKADRIVVAAGVWTNGILAGIGDRVSLVAGKGYGYDLPLEGNAPKCPMYLAEAKVAVTPLNTKVRIAGTMGFGGIDERISAVRAHGLIKSLPRYFKDWPPAVTPPQPWTGLRPMTPDGLPIIGASRKRPEVLIATGHAMLGVSLAPPTGKLIAELATGEAASRHLASLSATRFRL; via the coding sequence TTGAGAACCATCGTAATCGGCGCCGGAGCAATCGGATTGTCTGCCGCCTACTATCTCCGGGAAGCCGGCGCCGCGGTGACGGTGCTGGATGCTTCCGAGCCCGGGTCCAAAGCGTCAGCGCACAATGCCGGGTGGATTGTGCCGAGTATGTCGGTGCCGGTGCCCGCCCCCGGTATGCTGCCGCAGGCGTTGAAGTGGATGATGCGGCGCGACAGCCCGTTGTACGTCACGCCGAACCTCAGCCCGCGCTTCGTTGGTTTCATGCTCGAGATGCTGCGCAACTGCACCACGGAGCGCTTTGAGGCGGGGCTGAAGGTTCTTGCCCATTTGAGCAGTGAGACGCTGCAGCTCTTCGACGATCTGGCAGCGGACGGAGTCTCCTTCGAATCGCACAGCGATCCATTGACCATGCTGTACACCCATGCGGGCAATCTGGAAAAGCACGCGGTGGAACTCAAGACCATGGAGGAGTACATTCCCGGTTTCCAGTGGCGGGCCCTTGCTGACAAAGACCTTGCTGCTGAATTCCCGAACGTGAGCGAGGGCCTCGCCGGTGGACTCCAGACCCTCGGTGACCGGTCCATCGACCCCGCAACCCTCACATCCGGGTTGGCGGGCGCATGCCGACGGAACGGCGTCGAAATCAGGGCCGGTTCCGGGGCTACGTTGCGCATCGGTGACCACGGCAAGACCGAGGTTCTGGTCGGAAGGGAGACTCTTAAGGCTGATCGGATCGTGGTTGCGGCCGGCGTCTGGACGAACGGCATCCTCGCAGGCATTGGTGATCGAGTCTCACTTGTTGCAGGCAAGGGGTACGGCTACGACCTGCCGCTGGAAGGCAATGCTCCGAAGTGCCCCATGTACCTGGCTGAGGCCAAGGTCGCAGTCACGCCGTTGAACACCAAAGTGCGCATCGCCGGAACCATGGGCTTCGGCGGCATCGACGAGCGAATCAGTGCCGTCCGTGCCCACGGTCTCATCAAGAGCCTTCCCCGTTACTTTAAGGACTGGCCTCCGGCGGTCACACCACCGCAACCGTGGACCGGACTTCGCCCCATGACCCCGGACGGTCTTCCCATTATCGGCGCCTCACGCAAGCGGCCCGAGGTTCTCATCGCCACCGGGCATGCGATGCTGGGCGTGAGCCTGGCTCCGCCGACGGGCAAGCTGATCGCCGAGCTGGCCACCGGGGAAGCCGCGTCGCGCCACCTCGCCAGCCTCTCTGCTACCCGATTCCGCCTCTAG
- a CDS encoding amino acid ABC transporter ATP-binding protein translates to MAISTLPTQMVSLRGVSKSYGDKVVFQSVDLDVPLGEVTAMIGPSGAGKSTLLRCINMLERPDQGEITIGGKTISAGRKTSAKEIESLRRKAGMVFQHFNLFPHMSVLQNVSFAQQRVLKRSKAEADERSMALLDRVGLADFADSYPARCSGGQQQRIAIARALAMDPEVMLFDEPTSALDPEVGLEVLAVMKELAKEGMTMIVVTHEMAFARDVSDRLVVMADGAIIEQGDPHKIMSEPEHPRTKLFLRAVVGR, encoded by the coding sequence ATGGCAATCTCCACCCTGCCAACGCAGATGGTTAGCCTCAGGGGAGTTTCAAAGAGCTATGGCGACAAGGTGGTCTTTCAGTCCGTCGACCTGGATGTCCCCCTTGGAGAAGTAACTGCCATGATCGGGCCCAGCGGTGCCGGCAAGAGCACGCTTCTACGGTGCATCAACATGCTCGAACGTCCGGACCAGGGTGAGATCACGATCGGCGGAAAGACAATCTCCGCGGGAAGGAAGACCTCTGCGAAGGAGATCGAGTCACTGCGGCGAAAAGCCGGAATGGTTTTTCAGCACTTCAATCTCTTTCCGCATATGTCAGTCCTGCAGAATGTGTCCTTCGCCCAGCAACGGGTGCTGAAGCGCAGCAAGGCGGAGGCTGACGAGCGCTCCATGGCGCTACTTGATCGAGTCGGCCTTGCGGACTTCGCGGATTCCTACCCGGCACGGTGTTCGGGCGGCCAGCAGCAGCGAATTGCCATCGCCCGGGCGTTGGCAATGGACCCGGAAGTGATGCTGTTTGATGAGCCCACTTCCGCCCTTGACCCGGAGGTGGGGCTTGAGGTGCTGGCTGTGATGAAGGAGCTTGCCAAAGAGGGTATGACCATGATCGTCGTCACACACGAGATGGCCTTCGCACGGGACGTTTCCGATCGACTGGTCGTCATGGCTGATGGAGCCATCATCGAACAGGGTGATCCGCACAAGATCATGTCCGAGCCCGAGCATCCCCGCACCAAACTTTTCCTGCGCGCCGTGGTGGGACGGTAG
- a CDS encoding GntR family transcriptional regulator yields MGTALTWNDSQDEAVATQSFREQAVRIIRSQIVSGRLEPGSMHSIGAIAEKLNVSITPVREALRDLAKEGLIEMKRNRGFLVRQPSNKELDDIVQIRSMIEVSSVREITERSLITDFTTVRQLCRRTDAYAAAGQWEEFIEADREFHLTILSALNNSKLLEVVGSLRDQSRLLGLNHLAGTELFLESTKEHSLLLDAMEAGDAGRAEEIMASHMRHVRGIWAGLDEPSDQ; encoded by the coding sequence GTGGGCACAGCACTCACATGGAACGACTCTCAGGATGAAGCCGTTGCGACGCAGAGCTTCCGAGAGCAGGCAGTCCGCATCATCCGCTCCCAGATCGTCTCCGGACGCCTCGAACCCGGCTCCATGCACTCCATCGGGGCTATCGCCGAGAAGTTGAATGTTTCAATCACCCCTGTGCGGGAGGCTCTGCGCGACCTGGCCAAAGAGGGCTTGATAGAGATGAAGCGCAACCGGGGGTTCCTGGTCCGCCAACCCTCGAACAAGGAACTCGACGACATTGTGCAGATTCGCTCCATGATCGAGGTCTCGTCCGTCCGGGAAATTACCGAGCGATCCTTGATCACCGATTTCACTACGGTTCGGCAGCTCTGCCGCCGCACTGATGCCTATGCTGCCGCAGGACAGTGGGAAGAATTCATCGAAGCCGACCGTGAGTTCCACCTCACGATCCTTAGCGCTCTCAACAACTCCAAGCTCCTAGAAGTTGTCGGCTCCCTGCGCGACCAGAGCCGCCTGCTCGGCCTGAACCACCTCGCCGGCACTGAACTGTTCCTTGAATCAACAAAGGAACATTCACTCCTCCTCGACGCAATGGAGGCCGGCGACGCCGGTCGCGCTGAAGAGATCATGGCCAGCCATATGCGCCACGTTCGGGGGATCTGGGCGGGGCTTGACGAGCCGTCGGACCAGTAA
- a CDS encoding amino acid ABC transporter permease, with amino-acid sequence MSFLTDWSAWFPTLLNGLLLSLQITAISLIAGLPLGLVLALLTSSRLRAVRIISIAVVEIGRGAPALVVLQLFYFGLPSAGITLSSFVSACVALALTTAAYTSEILRAGLQAVPAGETEACETLGVSPRDTLRFVVLPQGLRIALPALMGFAIIIFQATSLTFTIAVPELLSQAYSIGSSTFNYLSVLSLAGLMYAVITIPASWLVGGMEKRMSRHLAHVH; translated from the coding sequence ATGAGCTTCCTCACTGACTGGTCCGCCTGGTTCCCGACGCTGCTGAACGGACTTCTGCTCAGCCTGCAGATCACAGCCATCAGTCTGATTGCGGGCCTGCCGCTCGGCCTTGTCCTTGCCCTGCTTACGAGCAGCCGGCTCCGGGCGGTTCGGATCATCTCCATCGCTGTGGTGGAAATTGGGCGAGGCGCACCCGCCCTGGTGGTGCTGCAGCTCTTCTACTTCGGGCTACCCAGTGCGGGGATCACGCTCTCATCCTTCGTGTCGGCGTGCGTTGCGCTTGCTTTGACGACGGCGGCGTACACCAGCGAGATCCTACGAGCCGGACTCCAGGCGGTTCCCGCCGGCGAGACCGAGGCGTGCGAGACGCTGGGCGTATCCCCGCGGGACACCCTCCGCTTTGTCGTCCTTCCTCAGGGTCTGCGTATCGCTTTGCCGGCGTTGATGGGTTTCGCGATCATCATCTTCCAGGCGACTTCCCTGACCTTCACCATCGCCGTGCCGGAGCTCCTGAGCCAGGCCTACTCCATCGGCTCCTCAACGTTCAACTACCTAAGCGTCCTTTCACTTGCCGGCCTCATGTACGCCGTGATCACCATCCCGGCGTCGTGGCTCGTGGGCGGCATGGAAAAGCGCATGTCACGCCATCTGGCCCATGTGCACTGA